One region of Schistocerca gregaria isolate iqSchGreg1 chromosome 7, iqSchGreg1.2, whole genome shotgun sequence genomic DNA includes:
- the LOC126282494 gene encoding keratin-associated protein 21-1-like → MVNSMDHDRVKSIHQDTVNSMDQDRVNSIHQDRVNSMYQDSVNNMDQYRGERYGPGLGEQYTPGQGEQYGPGQGERYGPGQGEQYGQGLGEQYTPGQSEQYGLGHGGQYVPGQYEEYGPGQGEQYGPGQGEQYGPGQGEQYRPGQCELYGPG, encoded by the exons atggtgaacagtatggaccacgacagggtgaaaagtatacaccaggacacggtgaatagtatggaccaggacagggtgaacagtatacaccaggaccgcGTGAACAGTATGTACCAGGACAGTGTGAACAATATGGACcagtacagg ggtgaaaggtATGGACCAGGActgggtgaacagtatacaccaggacagggtgaacagtatggaccaggacagggtgaaaggtatggaccaggacagggtgaacagtatggacaaggactgggcgaacagtatacaccaggacagagtgaacagtatggatTAGGACATGGTGGACAGTATGTACCAGGACAGTATGAAGAGTATGGACCAgggcagggtgaacagtatggaccagggcagggtgaacagtatggaccaggacaaggtgaacagtatagaccaggacagtgtgaactgtatggaccaggatag
- the LOC126282493 gene encoding S-antigen protein-like, protein MDHDRVNIMHQYRVNSMDQDRVNSIDQKIVKSMGQDRVNSMDQDSVNSVEQDRVNSMDQDRVISMEQDRLNSMDLDKVNSMDQDRVSSIRQDRVKSLDQDRVNSMDQDRVNSMDQDRVNRIDQERVNSMGQDTVNSMDQDRVNSMDKDRVNSMDQEWVNSIDQDRMNSMDQDRVNSLDQDRVNSMDQDRVISMDQDRVNSMDQDRVNSMDQEKVNSIDQDRVNCMDQDRENSMDLDRVKGMDQDRVNSMDQNKMNSMDQDIVNCMDQDRVNSMDQDKVNSMDQDRVNCMDQEGEQYGPGQGEKYVPGQVNSVDQNKVNSMDQDTVNSMDQDRVNSMDQDRLNSIHQDRLNTMDQDMVNSMDQDRVKGMDQGRVNSMDKDWADSIHQDRVNSMDQDMVDSMYQDSINTMDQGRVNSMDQDRANSMTNDRVNSIYQDRVNSMDQERVNSMDQDRVNSMQPDSMNSMYQASVNSIHQDRVNSKTRTG, encoded by the coding sequence ATGGACCATGACAGGGTGAACATTATGCACcagtacagggtgaacagtatggaccaggacagggtgaacagtatagaccAGAAAATTGTAAAGAGTATgggccaggacagggtgaacagtatggaccaggacagtgtcaacagtgtggaacaggacagggtgaacagtatggaccaggacagggtgatcaGTATGGAGCAGGACAGGTTGAACAGTATGGACCTGGAtaaggtgaacagtatggaccaggacagggtgagcaGTATACGCCAAGACAGGGTGAAAAgtttggaccaggacagggtgaacagtatggaccaggacagggtgaacagtatggaccaggacagggtgaacagaatagaccaggagagggtgaacagtatgggCCAGGACAcggtaaacagtatggaccaggacagggtgaacagtatggacaaggacagggtgaacagtatggaccaggaatgggtgaacagtatagaccaggacaggatgaacagtatggaccaggacagggtcaacagtttggaccaggacagggtgaacagtatggaccaggacagggtgatcagtatggaccaggacagggtgaacagtatggaccaggacagggtgaacagtatggaccaagagaaggtgaacagtatagaccaggacagggtgaactgtaTGGACCAGGATAGGGAGAACAGTATGGACCTGGACAGGGTGAaaggtatggaccaggacagggtgaacagtatggaccagaacaaaatgaacagtatggaccaggacatagtgaactgtatggaccaggacagggtgaacagtatggaccaggacaaggtgaacagtatggaccaggacagggttaaCTGTATGGACCaggagggtgaacagtatggaccaggacagggtgagaaGTATGTACCAGGACAGGTGAACAGTGTGGACCAGAACaaagtgaacagtatggaccaggacacggtaaacagtatggaccaggacagggtgaacagtatggaccaggacaggttgaacagtatacaccaggacaggctGAACACTATGGATCAGGACATGGTGaatagtatggaccaggacagggtgaaaggtATGGACCAgggcagggtgaacagtatggacaaggACTGGGcggacagtatacaccaggacagagtgaacagtatggatcaggacaTGGTGGACAGTATGTACCAGGACAGTATAAACACTATGGACCAGGGCAGGGTGaatagtatggaccaggacagggcgaACAGTATGACTaatgacagggtgaacagtatttaCCAGGACAGGgtcaacagtatggaccaggagagggtgaacagtatggaccaggacagggtgaacagtatgcagCCTGACAGTATGAACAGTATGTACCAGGCCagtgtgaacagtatacaccaggacagggtgaacagtaagaccaggacagggtaa
- the LOC126282495 gene encoding keratin-associated protein 21-1-like: MDQDRVNCMDQDRVNSMDQDKVNSMDQDRVNCMDQERVNSMDQDRYGPGQGEQYGPGQGEQYTPGQGEHYGSGHGEQYGPGQGERYGPGQGEQYGQGLGGQYTPGQSEQYGSGHGGQYVPGQYEQYGPGQGE, translated from the exons atggaccaggacagggtgaactgtatggaccaggacagggtgaacagtatggaccaggacaaggtgaacagtatggaccaggacagggttaactgtatggaccaggagagggtgaacagtatggaccaggacagg tatggaccaggacagggtgaacagtatggaccaggacagggtgaacagtatacaccaggacagggtgaacactaTGGGTCAGGacatggtgaacagtatggaccaggacagggtgaaaggtatggaccaggacagggtgaacagtatggacaaggACTAGGcggacagtatacaccaggacagagtgaacagtatggatcaggacaTGGTGGACAGTATGTACCAGGACAgtatgaacagtatggaccagggcaGGGTGaatag
- the LOC126282492 gene encoding nipped-B-like protein B, whose amino-acid sequence MDQDRMNSIDQERLNNMNQDRVNSIHQDRVHSMDQDRINSMDQDRVNSMDQDRVNSIDQDRVNSTDQDRVNSMDQDSVNNLDQDRVNSMEQDRVNSMDQDRVNSKDKDRVNSMDQDRVNSIHQDRVNSMDREKVNSVDQDRVNSMDQYRVNTMDQDRVNSMDQDRVKSMDQHRVISMDQDIVKSVVQERVNSMDQDRVNSMEQDRVNSVDRDRVNSMDQDRVNSVNQDRVNSMDQERVNSMNQYRVNSMDQDRVKSIDQDRVNCMDQDRVKSMDQVSMNSMDQDRVNCLVQERVNSMDQERVNSMNQDSVNSIHQDTVNNMDQDRVNSIHQDRVNSMDQDRVNSIDQEIVKSMVQDRVNSMDQDSVNSVEQDRVNSMNQDRVISMEQDRVNSMDQDGVNSMDQDRVNSVDQDRVKRMDQERVKCMDQDRVNSMVQDRVNSTDQDRVKSMDQDRVKSMDQDRVNRIDQDRVNSMDQDTVNSMDQDRVNSVDQAR is encoded by the coding sequence atggaccaggacaggatgaACTCTATAGACCAGGAGAGGTTGAACAATATGAaccaggacagggtaaacagtatacaccaggacagggtgcacagtatggaccaggacaggataaacagtatggaccaggacagggtgaacagtatggaccaggacagggtcaacagtattgaccaggacagggtgaacagtacggaccaggacagggtgaacagtatggatcaggacaGTGTGAACAATTTGGAtcaagacagggtgaacagtatggagcaggacagggtgaacagtatggaccaggacagggtgaacagtaaagacaaggacagggtgaacagtatggaccaggacagggtaaacagtatacaccaggacagggtgaacagtatggaccgggAGAAGGTGAACAGTGTTgaccaggacagggtaaacagtatggaccagtaCAGGGTAAACACTATGgatcaggacagggtgaacagtatggaccaagacagggTGAAGAGTATGGACCAGCACAGGGTGATCAGTATGGATCAGGACATTGTGAAGAGTGTGGTCCAggaaagggtgaacagtatggaccaggacagggtcaacagtatggaacaggacagggtgaacagtgtggaccgggacagggtgaacagtatggaccaggacagggtgaacagtgtgaaccaggacagggtgaacagtatggaccaggaaagggtgaacagtatgaaccaatacagggtgaacagtatggaccaggacagggtgaaaagtattgaccaagacagggtgaactgtatggaccaggacagggtgaaaagtatggaTCAGGTCAGcatgaacagtatggaccaagacagggTGAACTGTTTGGTCCAggagagggtgaacagtatggaccaggagaggGTGAATAGTATGAACCAGGACagcgtgaacagtatacaccaggacacggTGAAtaatatggaccaggacagggtgaacagtatacaccaggacagggtgaacagtatggaccaggacagggtgaacagtatagaccAGGAAATTGTAAAGAGTAtggtccaggacagggtgaacagtatggaccaggacagcgtCAACAGTGTAgaacaggacagggtgaacagtatgaaccaggacagggtgatcagtatggagcaggacagggtgaacagtatggaccaggacggggtgaacagtatggaccaggacagggtgaacagtgtggaccaggacagggtgaaaagaatggaccaggaaagggtgaaatgtatggaccaggacagggtgaacagtatggtccaggacagggtgaacagtacggaccaggacagggtgaaaagtatggaccaggatagggtgaagagtatggaccaggacagggtgaacagaatagaccaggacagggtgaacagtatggaccaggacactgtaaacagtatggaccaggacagggtgaacagtgtggaccaggcaaggtga
- the LOC126282490 gene encoding S-antigen protein-like has product MDHDRVNIMHQYRVNSMDQDRVKSMDQDRVNSIHQDRVNSMDQDRVNSIDQKIVKSMGQDRVNSMDQDSVNSVEQDRVNSMDQDRVISMEQDRLNSMDLDKVNSMDQDRVSSIRQDRVKSLDQDRVNSMDQDRVNSMDQDRVNRIDQERVNSMGQDTVNSMDQDRVNSMDKDRVNSMDQEWVNSIDQDRMNSMDQDRVNSLDQDRVNSMDQDRVISMDQDRVNSMDQDRVNSMDQEKVNSIDQDRVNCMDQDRENSMDLDRVKGMDQDRVNSMDQNKMNSMDQDSVNSMDQDRINSIFQVRVISIDHDRLNSMDQDKVNSMDQDRVNSICQDRVKSLDQDRVNSMDQDMVNSMDEDRVNSLHKDRVNSMDQERVYSMD; this is encoded by the coding sequence aaagtatggaccaggacagggtgaacagtatacaccaggacagggtgaacagtatggaccaggacagggtgaacagtatagaccAGAAAATTGTAAAGAGTATgggccaggacagggtgaacagtatggaccaggacagtgtcaacagtgtggaacaggacagggtgaacagtatggaccaggacagggtgatcaGTATGGAGCAGGACAGGTTGAACAGTATGGACCTGGAtaaggtgaacagtatggaccaggacagggtgagcaGTATACGCCAAGACAGGGTGAAAAgtttggaccaggacagggtgaacagtatggaccaggacagggtgaacagtatggaccaggacagggtgaacagaatagaccaggagagggtgaacagtatgggCCAGGACAcggtaaacagtatggaccaggacagggtgaacagtatggacaaggacagggtgaacagtatggaccaggaatgggtgaacagtatagaccaggacaggatgaacagtatggaccaggacagggtcaacagtttggaccaggacagggtgaacagtatggaccaggacagggtgatcagtatggaccaggacagggtgaacagtatggaccaggacagggtgaacagtatggaccaagagaaggtgaacagtatagaccaggacagggtgaactgtaTGGACCAGGATAGGGAGAACAGTATGGACCTGGACAGGGTGAaaggtatggaccaggacagggtgaacagtatggaccagaacaaaatgaacagtatggaccaggatagtgtgaacagtatggaccaggacaggataAACAGTATATTCCAGGTCAGGGTGATCAGTATAGATCACGACAggttgaacagtatggaccaggataaggtgaacagtatggaccaggacagggtgaacagtatatgccaggacagggtgaaaagtttggaccaggacagggtgaacagtatggaccaggacatggtgaacagtatggacgaggacagggtgaacagtttacataaggacagggtgaacagtatggaccaggaaaggGTGTACAGTATGGactag
- the LOC126282496 gene encoding nipped-B-like protein B yields the protein MVNSMDHDRVKSIHQDTVNSMDQDRVNSIHQDRVNSMYQDSVNNMDQDRMNSIDQDTVNSIHQDRGEKYGPGLGEQYTPGQGEQYGPGQGERYGPRQGEQYGPEQNEQYGPGQGELYGPGQGEQYGPGQGEGEQYGPVQGEKYVPGQVNSMDQNKVNSMDQDTVNSMVQDRVNSMDQDRVNSTHQDRVNTMSQDMVNSMDQDRVKGMDQDRVNSMDKDWANSIHQDRVNSMDQDMVDSMYQDSMKSMDQGRVNSMDQDRVNSMEQDKVNSIDQDSVNCMDQDRENSMDQDRVKGMDHDRVNSMDQNKINSMDQDRVNCMDQDRVNSMDQDKENSMDQDRVNCMDQERVNSMDQDRVRSMYQDRRTVWTRTK from the exons atggtgaacagtatggaccacgacagggtgaaaagtatacaccaggacacggtgaatagtatggaccaggacagggtgaacagtatacaccaggaccgcgtgaacagtatgtaccaggacagtgtgaacaatatggaccaggacaggatgaacagtattgaccaggacacggtgaacagtatacaccaggacagg ggtgaaaagtatggaCCAGGActgggtgaacagtatacaccaggacagggtgaacagtatggaccaggacagggtgaaaggtatggaccacgacagggtgaacagtatggaccagaacaaaatgaacagtatggaccaggacagggtgaactttatggaccaggacagggtgaacagtatggaccaggacaag gagagggtgaacagtatggaccagtacaGGGTGAGAAGTATGTACCAGGacaggtgaacagtatggaccagaacaaagtgaacagtatggaccaggacacggTAAACAGTAtggtccaggacagggtgaacagtatggaccaggacagggtgaacagtacacaccaggacagggtgaacactaTGAGTCAGGacatggtgaacagtatggaccaggacagggtgaaaggtatggaccaggacagggtgaacagtatggacaaggactgggcgaacagtatacaccaggacagagtgaacagtatggatcaggacaTGGTGGACAGTATGTACCAGGACAGTATGAAGAGTATGGACCAgggcagggtgaacagtatggaccaggacagggtgaacagtatggagcaggacaaggtgaacagtatagaccaggacagtgtgaactgtatggaccaggatagggagaacagtatggaccaggacagggtgaaaggtatggaccacgacagggtgaacagtatggaccagaacaaaattaacagtatggaccaggacagggtgaactgtatggaccaggacagggtgaacagtatggaccaggacaaggagaacagtatggaccaggacagggttaactgtatggaccaggagagggtgaacagtatggaccaggacagggtgagaaGTATGTACCAGGACAGgagaacagtatggaccagaacaaagtga